The Parvibaculum sp. DNA segment CAGCTGGGAATCCGGTGATCCTCGTCGGCCCCTTCCCCGGCGATTGCTATAATAGTGACGGAGATAAAGTCCCCTGCACCCATAAAATTCTTGCGATTGGAATAGACCCGAATGATTTTGTTATCGCCAACGATCCCTGGGGCGGCAACCAACTCAAGATTGACCCACGGACATGGCGAACCGGCAGCACCGTGACGAGCAACTTCACCATCACGCACATGAGGATGGTGGAATTCTGAATCATGTGTTCCCCGTCAGGGCCTATGGCACAGATTTGACGGTGTAGTTTAAGGAGTATTTGGTTCTCATCATAGTCACGAAGGAACGAAGATGAGAAGCAAATACTCGAGCCCCAAAAAGCCTGCCGAGCAGGTGGCCAAGGATATCCGGCGGGCGACCCGTCGGCATTTCTCGGCTGAAGACAAGATCAGGATCGTGCTGGAAGGCTTGCGCGGCGAGGACAGAATCGCCGAGTTGTGCCGTAAGGAAGGCATCGCCCAGAGTCTGTATTACACACGGGTCGAAGGAGTTCATGGAAGCCGGCAAACGGCGCCTGGCGGGCGATACGGCCCGCGCGGCAACCACCGACGAGGGTGAAGGATCTGCGCCGCGAAGCCAGCGCTTTGAAGGAAAGCGTAGCCGATCTGACGCTTGAGAACCGTCTGCTCAAAAAAACACGATCGCGGATGGGACGAAGACGCATGAGGTACCCCGTATCTGAGAAGCTTGAGATCATCGGGCTTGTCGAGCAGTCGCATTTGCCAGCGCGGCGTTCGCAAGGCCCGCGCCCGAATCCTTGACCAGGATGAGATTGCGGCTCTGGTTGCCGCCTGCCCGGGTGATCTCCAGGCGCTGGTTCTCGCGAGCCTCTACACAGGCTGCCGGATCGGCGAACTGCGGGCGATGCGGCGATCCGCATTCAACAGTGAGGCCGGCAGTCTCTTCGTGCATGCAACCAAGACCGGCCGCAGCCGCAATATCATTCTGTCCTATGAGGCCGTCGAGTTCTTCGCGGGCATAACGCGCGGGCTCGACGAGAAGCAGCTGGTGTTCCGAAGGATCGATGGTCTGCCCTGGACGATCACCGGTCATAGCGCCCGAATGCGCAAGGTCTCCGCCGACGCCGGTCTCGACCCTGCTATCGTCTTTCACGAGCTGCGTCACACCTATGCAAGCGGCCTTCTGATGGCAGGTGTATCGCCCTTCGTCGTGGCGGATCAGTTGGGGCACGCAGATTGTACGCAAGTCATAAAGACCTACGGTCACGTATCTGCAGCCTTTGCGGTCGATCAGATACGGCGCCTTTCGCCTCGCATCGCGGCCTCACCGACGGGTGCCCGGAAGACTCCAGGCAAGCCAGTAGCGCCGATAGACAGACATGCGCGGCGTACGCGCCGCGCTCCGGCGCACCAGACATGAACCTTCCCTGATCGGCGCGAGAATTTCCCTGTTTTCCTGAAATCAGTTCCCTGTTCGGCCGAACAAATTCCCTGTTCCGCTGTTCAGGGAATTTCTCGCCAAGCCCATGAAATCTTTAGAGAATTCCGGGCGAATTTCCGAAAACCATGTCGAAAAATTGCAACTTTCCCTGTTCTTTCCCTGATAACAGGGAATTTGAACCGAGGCATGTAAGGTCGTGACTGCAAACACCACCAATCTTCCCCGGAAAATCTGGAATTCGGTCTCCCGCTCCGCACTAGTGCGGCGATGCGATGTGGCTGCAGGCCTTTCGGGCACGCGCCGGCGGCATGCCGAGAAGGCGAAGGATGCTTTCGCATATCTGCGGCGTCAGCGACGGATCCGGTTTGCCGCGGAGGCGTACGCGCACGGCGACCGCGACCAGCGCGACGACCTGGTCGAGCAGGAACGTGTTGACCTCGACATCGAATTTTCCCTGTGCGACGCCGCGCTCGATGTCGCCGCGCAGATATTTGTAGAGGTCCTTGCGAATCTCGGGCAGGTGATCGGCGCCGTCGAGCAGTACGGCCGCCCAGTCGGGCGCCGCGGCAAGTATGGCGATGAAGCGCGATGTCGCGGTGACGACGCGCGCCGCCGCGTCCTCGATCTCTTCCATTTCCGCGTCGATCTGCCGGCTGACTTCGAAGGCGATGCCATAGGCGGCGGTGCGCAGAATCTCGTCCTTGTCGCTAAAGTGATTGTAGAACGTGCCGTTGGCCATGCCTGCGGCCGTGGTGATGTCGGTGATCTTCGCGCCGTCCATGCCTTTCTCGGCGACGACCGAAACGGCGGCGTCGAGCAGCGCCGAGCGCGTGCGTTCCCGCTTTCCCCGGCCGGCGCTCAATTCCTGAAAATGTCTGTCGTGCAAAAGGCGGGCTCCCGTTTCAACCGCGCGAGAATAACCGGGATAAAGGATTGACAAAAGCTGTTTTTGAGATGTATCTCAAATATGAGAATACTCTCATTTATGGAATTGGCATGCCCGCAACCCCTGTTCTGATCGTCGGCGCCGGTCCCGTGGGCCAGCTTGCAGCGTTGCTGCTGTCGCGCCACGGCATTGCATCGCGTCTCGTGGACCGGCGCAGCGAGCCCTCGACCGCACCGAAAGCCCATGCGGTAAACCCGCGCACGCTCGAGATTTGCGACAGCGTCGGTGTGCCGGCGGCGCGGTTGCGCGCCGCGGGCGCCAGCGCCAACGATGCCGGCTGGGTGCGGTTCGTCGGCACATTGGCGGGGCCGGAATTCGGCGTGCTTCCCTATGAGCGGCAGGACGATAACGCGCTTGCCCACACGCCTTTTCCGCTGACCAACATTCCGCAGCCGAAATTCGAAGCGGCGCTTGCCGAAGCGATCGCGGCCGACCGCAACATTGTCTTCACGCGCGGTGTCGCTTGCTCAGGGCTTGTCGAAGGGGCATCGGGCGTGACGGCGACGCTCGAAACCGAAGGCGGCTCCACGACCACCCTCGACTGCAGCTATGTGATCGCCGCCGACGGCGCCGGTTCGACGCTCCGCGACATGCTCGGCATTGCGATGGACGGCCCGGCATCCCTGCAACACTACGTGATGATTCATTTCGAGGCCGATCTGCGCGCGCTGACCGATGCGCGGCCCGGCGTTCTCTATTTCCTGTTCGATCCGAAGACCGGCGGTGTCTTCATCGCCTATGATCGCGCCGGCACCTGGGTGCTGATGCATCCCTACGATCCCGATGCCGAAACGCGCGAGAGTTTCGACGATGCGCGCTGCCGCAAACTCATCGAGGCGGCCGTCGGCGCGACGCCGCCGCCCTTGCAAATCCGCAACATCAGTCCCTGGACGATGTCGGCGCAGGTCGCGGAGCGCTACCGCCAAGGCCGCGTCTTTCTGGCGGGCGATGCCGCGCACCGCTTCCCGCCGACAGGCGGGCTCGGGCTCAACACCGGGGCGGTCGACGCGCAGAACCTCGCCTGGAAACTTGCCGCCGTTCTGAAGGGAGAGGCGGGCGAAGCGCTTCTCGACACTTACGAGATCGAGCGGCGGCCGGTGGCGCAGGTCAACAGCGAACAGAGCCTTGCGAATGCAGGAAAACTTTTCGATCTGCTTTTCGCGCTCCACGGCACGGACCCGGCGCGAACCGAAAAGCACTACGCGGCCATGGAAACGGCATCGCGCCCGCCCGCCGAGCTTGCCGCCGCCGTCGAAGCGCAAAGGCCGCATTTCGACAGCTTCAATCTGCAGCTCGGATATCGCTATGCGTCGGTCGCGACCATCGGCGCACCCGATCTTGCGGCCGCGTGCGATGTCGACATCAGCAACTACGAGCCGTCATGGGACGCGGGCGCGCATGTGCCGCATCGCTGGGTGGTCCACAAGAGCGCGCGTGTGTCGCTGCTGTCGCTGCTCCCCCCCGATCGCTTCACGCTGCTGGCGGGGCCGGCAGGTGCGGCATGGCGCGCGGCGGCCGACGCGACGGGCACCGGCGCGCTCACCGCCGAAAGCGACTTCAGCGACATCGAAACCGACTGGAGCCGGCTGACCGGATTGCCGGCCGACGGCGCATTGCTTGTGCGGCCCGACCGACATATCGCCTGCCGCTTCGACAAGGCGGTGAACGATCCCGCGGATTTTCTGAAACGGCAGATGGCGCAAATTCTCGCCAGATAAGGAGCGGATGCGATGGATCTCGGACTGACCGGACGCAAGGCCATCGTCTGCGCCTCGTCGCGCGGGCTCGGCAAGGCCTGCGCGGCAGCGCTGGCGCGCGAGGGCGCCGATGTGGTGATCAACGGCCGCAGCGCCGAAACGCTCGATCTTGCGGCGCGTGACATTGCCCGCACTGCCAGGGGCTCGGTGACGCCGGTTGCCGCCGACATCAATACCGCCGAAGGCCGCGCCACGCTGATCGCCACGTGTCCCGAGGCCGACATTCTCGTCAACAACAATGACGGTCCGCCGCCCGGCGCCTTTCAGCAATGGGACGAAAGTCACTGGCAGGCGGCGCTTGAAGCGAACCTTCTGGCGCCGGTGTTCATGATCAAGGGCTTGATCGAGGGCATGAAGGAACGCCGCTTCGGCCGCATCGTCAACATCACCTCGGCGATGGTGAAGGCGCCGCGTTCGGCAATGGGGCTCTCGACGACGGCGCGTTCCGGCCTCACCGCGATGGCGAAGGCGCTCTCCATCGAAGTCGCGCCTTTCAACGTGACGATCAACAACATGCTACCCGAACGCTTCGATACCGACCGGCAGAAGCAGATGGCAAAGCTCGCCATGGCGTTCAAGAAAATTTCCTACGAGGAGGCGCGCGCCGAAATCGCCGCGTCGATCGCCGCCAAACGAATGGGCGACCCCGCCGAATTCGGCGACGCCTGCGCCTTTCTGTGCAGCGCCCAGGCGGGCTTCATTTCCGGACAGAACCTGCAGCTCGACGGGGGCTCCTACCCCGGGCTCATTTGAGGAAGCGAGAAAATGGAAACGGTATTCGATCAAACGCTGGTATCGAGGCTGCTCTTCACGCTGGTTGCCGTCATGATCAGCATCGGGCCGATCTTCGCCGACTTCAACAAGACGCATGCGACCAATCCGCTATGGACGCCGCATGCGCGCTTTCATGTGGTGTGGCAGGTGTTGAGCCAGACCGGCATTTCGCTGGTCATCCTTTATCTGCTGTGGTGGGACGCCGCCGACTACCGGACCCATATCTGGGTGGCGGCGACGCTCAACTATGTGTGGCTAGCGAGCTTTTTTGCGACGCTCGCCTCCATGCCGGTCTATGGCGGCGCGCTGAAAGACGTCAACGGCATCAAGCCGTTCCGTTTCAATATTTTCGGGAAGGTCTATCTTGTCGACACCAATCTTTTCGGCGCGACCGTGCTGACGATCGTCAATACGGTCGGCGTGGTGTTGCTGACCCAATGAGGAAGAACGAATGGGCATTGTACGGTTTGCAGGACTTCTTGCCATGACGCTGCTTGCGGCGACGGCGGCGCGCGCCGAATTCGGTTCGGTCGAGATCGCGCCTGTCGCGGAAGCGCTGACTTTCGCGCGTGTCGAGCGCGGTGATGGGGCGCGCCTGATGCTCGTTTCGTCTTACGCGGGCGGCGTGGTGAGCGGCATCGACGTGACGGAAACGCTCGGCAGCGACGACCCGATCGACGCCTATCGAAGCCATGGCTACGACGCCCTGGCGGCATTGAACGGCGCGACGGTCAACCTGCCGGTGGAGGACCTCTCGCTCCCCGTGCGGCTGACGGCGTCGCACATCGCGGCCGGTACAAATTTTCCCGAACATGCCGAGGAAGCGACGGTGACGGACGGCCCCTTCCTTTTCCCGAAGGAAGTGGTTCCGACGCCATTCAATGCGGATATTCCGGCCGGAGAGGCGCTTCTTGATTATGAAGTCGAACTTTGTTTCGTGGCGCTGGACGCGATCGACCTCGATGCGCCGCCGGCGCGCGCGGGCCTGATGCTGTGCAACGACGTGACCGACCGCGCGGCGCTGATGCGGCATATCGATCCGAACGACGTGACCTCGGGCAAGGGCTTCACGACGGGCAAGAGTGCGCCGGGCTTCATGCCGGTCGGCAATCTTTTCGTCATTCCGCGCGACCTGCGCGCCTTCGCCGCAGCGGTCGAGCTGCGGCTCTACCGGAACGGCGAACTGAAGCAGTCGGCGCGCCAATCGGATGCGATCTGGGATTTCGACGAATTGCTGCGCCAGACAAAGGCGCGCGA contains these protein-coding regions:
- a CDS encoding FAD-dependent monooxygenase, translating into MPATPVLIVGAGPVGQLAALLLSRHGIASRLVDRRSEPSTAPKAHAVNPRTLEICDSVGVPAARLRAAGASANDAGWVRFVGTLAGPEFGVLPYERQDDNALAHTPFPLTNIPQPKFEAALAEAIAADRNIVFTRGVACSGLVEGASGVTATLETEGGSTTTLDCSYVIAADGAGSTLRDMLGIAMDGPASLQHYVMIHFEADLRALTDARPGVLYFLFDPKTGGVFIAYDRAGTWVLMHPYDPDAETRESFDDARCRKLIEAAVGATPPPLQIRNISPWTMSAQVAERYRQGRVFLAGDAAHRFPPTGGLGLNTGAVDAQNLAWKLAAVLKGEAGEALLDTYEIERRPVAQVNSEQSLANAGKLFDLLFALHGTDPARTEKHYAAMETASRPPAELAAAVEAQRPHFDSFNLQLGYRYASVATIGAPDLAAACDVDISNYEPSWDAGAHVPHRWVVHKSARVSLLSLLPPDRFTLLAGPAGAAWRAAADATGTGALTAESDFSDIETDWSRLTGLPADGALLVRPDRHIACRFDKAVNDPADFLKRQMAQILAR
- a CDS encoding site-specific integrase, whose protein sequence is MSSSRICQRGVRKARARILDQDEIAALVAACPGDLQALVLASLYTGCRIGELRAMRRSAFNSEAGSLFVHATKTGRSRNIILSYEAVEFFAGITRGLDEKQLVFRRIDGLPWTITGHSARMRKVSADAGLDPAIVFHELRHTYASGLLMAGVSPFVVADQLGHADCTQVIKTYGHVSAAFAVDQIRRLSPRIAASPTGARKTPGKPVAPIDRHARRTRRAPAHQT
- a CDS encoding fumarylacetoacetate hydrolase family protein, coding for MGIVRFAGLLAMTLLAATAARAEFGSVEIAPVAEALTFARVERGDGARLMLVSSYAGGVVSGIDVTETLGSDDPIDAYRSHGYDALAALNGATVNLPVEDLSLPVRLTASHIAAGTNFPEHAEEATVTDGPFLFPKEVVPTPFNADIPAGEALLDYEVELCFVALDAIDLDAPPARAGLMLCNDVTDRAALMRHIDPNDVTSGKGFTTGKSAPGFMPVGNLFVIPRDLRAFAAAVELRLYRNGELKQSARQSDAIWDFDELLRQTKARENTTWAYDGRMVGLPIADGRIPARTAILAGTPDGTIFKGIDKSAMALGAWDWIAGGWDRPVTAHVVERQIAKERAAKRYLQPGERVRIAVGFLGEIDSTVAP
- a CDS encoding DUF6640 family protein — protein: METVFDQTLVSRLLFTLVAVMISIGPIFADFNKTHATNPLWTPHARFHVVWQVLSQTGISLVILYLLWWDAADYRTHIWVAATLNYVWLASFFATLASMPVYGGALKDVNGIKPFRFNIFGKVYLVDTNLFGATVLTIVNTVGVVLLTQ
- a CDS encoding TetR/AcrR family transcriptional regulator, giving the protein MHDRHFQELSAGRGKRERTRSALLDAAVSVVAEKGMDGAKITDITTAAGMANGTFYNHFSDKDEILRTAAYGIAFEVSRQIDAEMEEIEDAAARVVTATSRFIAILAAAPDWAAVLLDGADHLPEIRKDLYKYLRGDIERGVAQGKFDVEVNTFLLDQVVALVAVAVRVRLRGKPDPSLTPQICESILRLLGMPPARARKACSHIASPH
- a CDS encoding SDR family oxidoreductase — its product is MDLGLTGRKAIVCASSRGLGKACAAALAREGADVVINGRSAETLDLAARDIARTARGSVTPVAADINTAEGRATLIATCPEADILVNNNDGPPPGAFQQWDESHWQAALEANLLAPVFMIKGLIEGMKERRFGRIVNITSAMVKAPRSAMGLSTTARSGLTAMAKALSIEVAPFNVTINNMLPERFDTDRQKQMAKLAMAFKKISYEEARAEIAASIAAKRMGDPAEFGDACAFLCSAQAGFISGQNLQLDGGSYPGLI